Proteins from one Anastrepha obliqua isolate idAnaObli1 chromosome 2, idAnaObli1_1.0, whole genome shotgun sequence genomic window:
- the LOC129238339 gene encoding uncharacterized protein LOC129238339 — protein MEKKEFRVLIKHCFLMGKNTVEAKQWLDDHYGTSAPGKSTVIDWYADFKRGRTDTNDAHRPGRPNEAVVPEKIKQVHKLVLADRKLKLDDIADIVKISKGSVFTILHDHLSMRKLCSKWVPRLLAVDQKQQRLDDSESCFAMASNVWKGVGLTV, from the coding sequence atggaaaaaaaagaatttcgtgtgctCATTAAACACTGCtttttgatgggaaaaaataccgtcgAAGCAAAACAGTGGTTGGACGATCATTATGGCACCTCTGCACCAGGCAAATCAACAGTGATCGACTGGTATGCTGATTTTAAACGCGGTCGTACGGACACCAACGATGCACACCGCCCTGGTCGCCCAAATGAGGCAGTTGTTCCCGAAAAAATCAAGCAGGTCCATAAATTGGTTTTGGCCGACCGTAAATTGAAGCTGGATGATattgctgacatcgtaaagatatcaaagggaagtgttttcaccattttacaCGACCATTTGTCGATGCGGAAGCTATGTtcgaagtgggtgccgcgtttgctggCTGTGGACCAAAAACAGCAACGTCTCGATGATTCCGAGAGCTGTTTTGCCATGGCATCGAACGTTTGGAAAGGCGTTGGACTGACTGTATAG
- the LOC129239226 gene encoding galactosylgalactosylxylosylprotein 3-beta-glucuronosyltransferase I — MSEMRIRPRQVLILVIVFLVVLLMVHRNGKRTCQGPEFMQIMYAKQAEASLPKIYAITPTYTRPSQKAELTRLSHIFMLVPNLHWIIIEDANTTTDVVRNLLTRASLLERSTHLNIKTPENFKLKGKDPNWMKPRGVEQRNLALSWIRANVDPQQHSAVFFMDDDNSYSVELFVEMTKIEPGRVGVWPVGLVGGLLVEKPILNADNSQVIGFNAAWRPERPFPIDMAAFAISIDLLFKYPQAQFAYEVERGYQESEILRHLTTKQQLQPLANNCRDVLVWHTRTEKTNLVAEIKLNKEGKRSNEGIEV, encoded by the exons ATGTCTGAAATGCGCATCCGTCCACGACAAGTACTCATACTGGTTATAGTGTTCCTTGTGGTATTGCTAATGGTCCATCGTAATGGAAAGCGCACTTGCCAAGGCCCCGAATTTATGCAAATTATGTACGCTAAACAGGCGGAGGCGTCTTTACCAAAAATTTACGCCATAACACCAACATATACGCGACCGTCGCAAAAGGCAGAATTaactag ATTGTCTCATATTTTCATGCTTGTACCCAATTTGCATTGGATCATCATTGAAGATGCCAATACAACAACTGACGTTGTGCGCAACTTATTAACGCGCGCTAGCTTATTGGAACGTTCAACCCATCTTAATATTAAGACGCCGGAAAACTTTAAACTGAAAGGGAAAGATCCCAATTGGATGAAGCCACGTGGGGTTGAACAACGGAATTTGGCACTTAGTTGGATTCGAGCCAATGTAGATCCACAACAGCACAGTGCGGTGTTTTTTATGGATGACGACAACTCTTATAGTGTTGAACTCTTTGTAGAAATGACAAAAATTGAGCCGGGTCGTGTTGGTGTATGGCCAGTCGGCTTAGTAGGTGGCCTACTGGTGGAAAAACCAATACTCAATGCTGACAATAGCCAAGTAATTGGCTTTAACGCTGCATGGCGACCGGAGCGACCATTTCCCATTGATATGGCCGCGTTCGCCATTAGCATCGATTTGTTATTCAAATATCCACAGGCACAATTTGCCTACGAAGTAGAACGTGGATACCAAGAAAGTGAAATATTACGACatttaacaacaaaacaacaactacaacccTTAGCGAACAATTGCCGGGATGTGCTCGTCTGGCATACTCGTacggaaaaaacaaatttggtcGCTGAAATTAAGCTAAATAAGGAAGGGAAACGCTCAAACGAAGGCATAGAAGTTTAA